In the [Clostridium] colinum genome, one interval contains:
- a CDS encoding (2Fe-2S)-binding protein, protein MDRNKIICRCFNVSAGAIEDAVKSGATTFEQVQAKTSCSTGCGCCEIDVRELIKELTK, encoded by the coding sequence ATGGATAGAAATAAAATTATTTGTAGATGCTTTAATGTATCTGCTGGTGCTATCGAAGATGCAGTAAAATCTGGAGCAACTACATTTGAACAAGTTCAAGCTAAAACAAGCTGTAGCACAGGTTGTGGCTGCTGTGAGATAGACGTTAGAGAATTAATAAAAGAATTAACAAAATAG
- a CDS encoding SpoIID/LytB domain-containing protein: protein MKNISFVVINILFFIGYFNFNIYASQQYISVGLSKYQNTSAISLDNKNIVLGKNNNSIFQEDIGLSTNSNYVIKGLSTYSIKYNNVFYNYNEALNFSTSYKDSYIYKDDKWYVMIGNFSNILDADNFIRSQNISGEIVKIENSIGIYDNNKLILGYKDIVSIKSNNNISISNKEYRNFINIICKNNTLNVTNILDIEEYLYGVVPSEMPSSWPKEALKAQSVACRNYAYSNIGVHKNEGYDVCDTVHCQVYNGVSGEKQSTNEAVNETKGIFAYYNNEKINAVYSSSSGGYTDDSENVWNTSVPYLKAVKDEYEEGAKQWTRTFTFDELSSVASVGTVNEVILESSPVTGRAISLTFVGTNGKKVLEKEEIRTFFSKFKGGSLESRNFKMAQSSNYSNTNITSNNSINKYYGISSKGNNVIDKDNYFTINKDNNTVKSSEMFVIDKSGNKTNILSTNNKPTNTTTNFASKISKTDSNSITFVGKGWGHGVGMSQYGANSLAKKGYKFDEILKYYYIGIEVR from the coding sequence TTGAAAAATATAAGTTTTGTTGTTATAAATATACTTTTCTTTATAGGATATTTTAATTTTAATATTTATGCTAGTCAACAATATATATCCGTAGGGTTATCAAAATATCAAAATACAAGTGCTATATCATTAGATAATAAAAATATAGTATTGGGGAAAAATAATAATAGCATATTTCAAGAAGATATAGGTTTAAGTACGAATAGTAATTATGTTATTAAGGGGCTAAGTACATATTCTATAAAATATAATAATGTATTTTATAATTATAATGAAGCTTTAAATTTTTCTACAAGTTATAAAGATAGTTATATTTATAAAGATGATAAGTGGTATGTTATGATTGGTAATTTTAGCAATATATTAGATGCAGATAATTTTATACGTAGTCAAAACATTAGTGGAGAAATAGTTAAGATAGAAAATAGCATTGGTATATATGATAATAATAAATTAATATTAGGATATAAAGATATTGTTTCTATAAAATCTAATAATAACATATCTATATCAAACAAAGAATATAGAAATTTTATAAATATTATATGTAAAAATAATACTTTAAACGTTACAAATATTTTAGATATAGAAGAATATTTATATGGTGTTGTACCTTCTGAAATGCCGTCATCTTGGCCTAAAGAGGCTTTAAAGGCACAATCTGTTGCTTGTAGAAATTATGCTTATTCTAATATAGGTGTACATAAAAACGAAGGTTATGATGTTTGTGATACAGTTCATTGTCAAGTATATAATGGAGTATCTGGAGAAAAACAAAGCACCAATGAAGCAGTAAATGAAACAAAAGGTATTTTTGCTTATTATAATAATGAAAAAATAAATGCAGTTTATTCTTCATCTAGTGGTGGATATACAGATGATTCAGAAAATGTATGGAACACTAGTGTACCTTATTTAAAAGCTGTAAAAGATGAATATGAAGAAGGAGCTAAACAATGGACTAGAACATTTACTTTTGATGAATTATCTTCTGTAGCATCTGTTGGAACGGTAAATGAAGTTATATTAGAAAGTTCCCCGGTTACCGGCAGAGCTATATCTTTAACTTTTGTAGGTACAAATGGAAAAAAAGTATTAGAAAAAGAAGAAATTAGAACATTTTTTTCTAAATTTAAAGGTGGTAGCTTAGAGAGTAGAAATTTTAAAATGGCTCAAAGTAGTAACTATTCTAATACCAATATTACAAGTAATAATAGCATAAATAAATATTATGGAATATCATCTAAAGGAAATAATGTAATAGATAAGGATAATTATTTTACAATAAATAAAGATAATAATACGGTAAAATCTAGTGAAATGTTTGTTATTGATAAAAGTGGAAATAAAACTAATATATTATCTACCAATAATAAACCAACAAATACTACAACTAATTTTGCATCAAAAATAAGTAAAACAGATTCAAATTCAATTACATTTGTTGGCAAAGGCTGGGGACACGGCGTTGGTATGAGCCAATATGGAGCAAATAGTTTAGCTAAAAAAGGATATAAATTTGATGAAATTTTAAAATATTATTATATAGGAATTGAAGTAAGATAA
- the queA gene encoding tRNA preQ1(34) S-adenosylmethionine ribosyltransferase-isomerase QueA translates to MKLKDFYFDLPERLIAQTPLKDRTSSKLMVVNKETGEIKHEHSFKDILNYLKEGDCLVLNDTKVIPARLFGKRKHTGANIEILLLERKSDNKWEALVNPGKKAKIGDTIVFGEGILEGTIEEIIEGGNRIIRFKYDGIFEEVLDKLGQMPLPPYIKQRLEDKDRYQTVYAKNEGSSAAPTAGLHFTNELLEEVKNKGIKIAKLTLHVGLGTFRPVKVDNILEHKMHSEYYSLDEENAKIINEAKKNGGRIITVGTTSTRTLESIADENGIVKADSGYTDIFIYPSYKFKIVDSLITNFHLPESSLIMLVSAFSTRDNIINAYNEAVLNEYRFFSFGDAMFLTKW, encoded by the coding sequence ATGAAATTAAAAGATTTTTATTTTGATTTACCAGAAAGGCTTATAGCACAAACGCCTTTAAAAGATAGGACTAGCTCTAAACTTATGGTTGTAAATAAAGAAACAGGAGAGATAAAACATGAACATAGCTTTAAAGATATATTAAACTATCTAAAAGAGGGTGATTGTTTAGTTTTAAATGATACAAAGGTAATACCAGCAAGACTTTTTGGAAAAAGAAAACATACAGGAGCAAATATAGAAATATTATTATTAGAGCGAAAATCTGATAATAAATGGGAAGCACTTGTAAATCCTGGTAAAAAAGCAAAAATAGGGGATACAATAGTTTTTGGTGAAGGTATATTAGAAGGTACTATTGAAGAAATAATAGAAGGTGGCAATAGAATTATACGTTTTAAATACGATGGAATATTTGAAGAAGTTTTGGACAAGCTTGGGCAAATGCCTTTACCACCTTACATAAAACAACGTCTTGAAGATAAAGATAGATATCAAACAGTATATGCTAAAAATGAGGGGTCATCAGCAGCACCAACAGCAGGTTTACATTTTACAAATGAGCTTTTAGAAGAGGTAAAAAATAAAGGTATAAAAATAGCAAAGCTTACATTACACGTAGGGCTAGGAACTTTTAGACCAGTAAAAGTAGATAATATATTAGAACACAAAATGCATTCAGAATATTATAGTTTAGATGAAGAAAATGCTAAAATTATTAATGAAGCTAAGAAAAATGGTGGAAGAATAATAACAGTAGGGACAACAAGCACTAGAACTTTAGAATCTATTGCAGATGAAAATGGAATTGTAAAAGCAGATAGTGGATATACAGATATTTTTATATATCCATCTTATAAATTTAAAATAGTAGATAGCCTTATAACGAATTTTCATTTGCCAGAATCTAGCTTAATAATGTTAGTTAGTGCATTTTCTACTAGAGACAATATAATTAATGCTTATAATGAAGCAGTTTTAAATGAATATAGATTTTTTAGTTTTGGAGATGCAATGTTTTTAACAAAGTGGTGA
- a CDS encoding replication-associated recombination protein A, producing MDLFEYQKEKLLKKEAPLANRLRPQTLEEFVGQEHIIGKDTLLYRAIKADKISSLILYGPSGTGKTTLAKIISNITKSNFIQINGVVSGAKDIKEVADKAKINISINGKKTILFIDEIHRFNKMQQDILLPYVEEGTIILIGATTENPYFEVNKALISRSIIFKLEQLSNNNIKKIIKRAIEDDERGLGHFNIKIDEDALDFLANICNGDARIALNAIELAGLTTEKIDDYIHIDLKIAQQCIQKRAINYDKNGDNHYDTISAFIKSMRGSDPDAAVYYLAKMLYAGEDPKFIARRIVICASEDVGNADPRALQIAVSAFQATEMIGMPECRIILSQAVCYVASAPKSNSSYVAINKAMEDVKNIKIKQIPPHLKDCHYNGATQLGNGIDYKYAHNYEKNYVNQQYLPDEIKNNIYYEPSDNGYEKNIKKWLEFLKTN from the coding sequence ATGGATTTATTTGAATATCAAAAAGAAAAATTATTAAAAAAAGAAGCGCCATTAGCAAATAGGCTAAGACCACAAACTTTGGAAGAATTTGTTGGACAAGAGCACATAATAGGTAAAGATACTTTACTTTATAGGGCTATTAAGGCAGATAAAATTTCTTCATTAATACTATATGGACCATCAGGAACAGGTAAAACAACCCTTGCAAAGATTATATCTAACATAACAAAAAGTAATTTTATTCAAATAAATGGTGTTGTATCTGGAGCTAAAGATATAAAAGAAGTAGCAGATAAAGCTAAAATTAATATATCAATTAATGGAAAAAAAACAATACTTTTTATAGATGAAATACATAGATTTAATAAAATGCAACAAGATATATTATTACCATATGTAGAAGAGGGAACAATTATTTTAATTGGAGCTACAACAGAAAATCCGTATTTTGAAGTCAATAAAGCCTTAATATCTAGAAGTATTATATTTAAATTAGAGCAATTATCTAATAATAATATTAAAAAAATTATAAAACGAGCTATAGAAGATGATGAAAGAGGATTAGGTCATTTTAATATAAAAATAGATGAAGATGCACTAGATTTTTTAGCAAATATATGTAATGGAGATGCTAGAATAGCATTAAATGCAATAGAATTAGCAGGCCTTACAACAGAAAAAATAGATGATTATATACATATTGATTTAAAAATAGCACAACAGTGTATACAAAAACGTGCAATAAACTATGATAAAAATGGAGATAATCATTATGACACTATATCGGCTTTTATAAAAAGCATGAGAGGTAGCGACCCAGATGCAGCTGTTTATTATCTTGCAAAAATGTTATATGCAGGGGAAGACCCTAAATTTATAGCTAGAAGAATAGTTATTTGTGCATCTGAAGATGTGGGAAATGCAGACCCTAGAGCATTACAAATTGCTGTATCGGCTTTTCAAGCGACAGAGATGATTGGTATGCCAGAATGTAGAATAATTTTATCTCAAGCAGTATGCTATGTGGCAAGTGCTCCAAAAAGCAATTCTTCATATGTAGCAATAAATAAGGCTATGGAAGATGTAAAAAATATAAAAATAAAACAAATACCGCCACATCTTAAAGATTGTCATTATAATGGAGCAACTCAATTAGGTAATGGTATAGATTATAAATATGCACATAATTATGAAAAAAACTATGTAAACCAACAATATTTACCAGATGAAATAAAAAATAATATTTATTATGAACCATCTGATAATGGATATGAAAAAAATATTAAAAAATGGTTAGAGTTTTTAAAAACTAATTAA
- a CDS encoding LrgB family protein, with amino-acid sequence MEQIVNNPLFGISLTLIAFEIGTLIYKKVKSPLCSPFILSIIFIISFLLLFKIPSSSYQQGGSIINMMLTPATSALAISMYHKIKIIKHNFLPIIIGVFVGSLVSITSIIFMCKIFGLDDSITSAIMPKSVTVPIAMDLAKKTGGIVPITITCVCITGILGAILSPVLVKIFKLKNPVAIGLAIGTSSHGVGTSKAIEMGEVEGALSGIAIGVAGIMTVIIYFFL; translated from the coding sequence ATGGAACAAATAGTAAATAATCCTCTTTTTGGAATTAGTCTTACGCTTATAGCATTTGAAATAGGTACATTAATTTATAAAAAGGTTAAATCTCCTTTATGTTCCCCTTTTATACTCTCTATAATATTTATTATTAGTTTTTTATTATTATTTAAAATACCATCTAGTAGCTATCAACAAGGGGGCAGTATAATAAATATGATGCTTACTCCTGCAACTTCTGCACTTGCAATATCTATGTATCATAAAATAAAAATAATAAAACATAATTTTTTGCCTATTATAATAGGTGTGTTTGTAGGTTCTTTAGTATCTATAACAAGTATAATTTTTATGTGTAAAATATTTGGTTTAGATGATAGTATTACATCTGCTATAATGCCAAAATCTGTTACTGTCCCTATTGCAATGGATTTAGCAAAAAAAACTGGCGGTATTGTACCAATAACCATTACTTGCGTTTGTATAACAGGTATTTTAGGTGCTATTTTATCACCTGTTTTAGTTAAAATATTTAAACTAAAAAATCCAGTTGCTATTGGTTTAGCAATAGGTACATCTAGCCACGGTGTTGGAACATCTAAAGCTATAGAAATGGGAGAAGTAGAAGGTGCTTTAAGTGGTATAGCTATTGGTGTTGCTGGTATTATGACAGTTATTATATACTTTTTTTTATAA
- a CDS encoding CidA/LrgA family protein gives MIIQQLSILFFISFISQILSSFLPFTFPASLIAMVMLFILLVSKIIDIKKVQNVGEFLQNHIAIFFIPPAVSLIDEFPYIKDKIFPILFISIVSFLLTFLSTAYTVNLVIKIQERIQKNGTNSK, from the coding sequence ATGATTATACAACAATTATCAATTTTATTTTTTATAAGTTTTATTAGTCAAATCTTATCTAGCTTTTTGCCTTTTACATTTCCTGCTAGCTTAATAGCAATGGTTATGTTATTTATATTATTAGTTAGTAAAATTATAGATATAAAAAAAGTACAAAATGTAGGAGAATTTTTGCAAAATCATATAGCAATATTTTTTATACCTCCTGCCGTATCTTTAATAGATGAATTTCCTTATATAAAAGATAAAATATTTCCTATATTATTTATAAGTATTGTTAGCTTTTTATTAACATTTTTATCTACTGCATATACAGTAAATTTAGTAATAAAAATACAAGAAAGGATACAAAAAAATGGAACAAATAGTAAATAA
- a CDS encoding aspartate carbamoyltransferase catalytic subunit gives MLKRKDLLDIKSLSEDEILAILHTAKDMKNKIENSSLRSNELKNKSILTLFYENSTRTKMSFMLAADYLGAKPEDLGISTSSVNKGESLIDTGVTLDQMGIDAIIIRHSFTGASHLLAKNVKACVINAGDGSNEHPTQALLDMYSIIEEKGKIEGLNIAIIGDIANSRVARSNVFALTKLGANVTLAGPSTLVSKNMETLDKNVKVVNNIQEGIKNADVIMGLRVQFERQKTVPFPNNREYHQFFGLKEDMLKYAKDNATIMHPGPVNRGVELSTSIIDSKNCIINEQVKNGVAIRMAILKLLLENR, from the coding sequence ATGTTAAAAAGAAAAGATTTGTTAGATATAAAATCTTTATCAGAAGATGAGATTTTAGCTATATTACATACTGCTAAAGATATGAAAAATAAAATAGAAAATAGTTCACTTAGAAGTAATGAGCTTAAAAATAAAAGTATTCTAACTTTATTTTATGAAAATAGCACAAGAACTAAAATGTCATTTATGTTAGCAGCCGACTATTTAGGAGCAAAACCAGAAGATTTGGGTATTTCTACAAGTAGTGTTAATAAAGGAGAAAGCCTTATAGATACAGGGGTTACATTAGACCAAATGGGGATAGATGCTATAATAATAAGACACTCTTTTACAGGTGCTAGCCATTTATTAGCAAAAAATGTTAAAGCTTGTGTTATAAATGCAGGAGATGGGAGCAATGAGCATCCAACACAGGCACTTTTAGATATGTATAGCATAATAGAAGAAAAAGGGAAAATAGAAGGTCTTAATATAGCTATAATAGGGGATATAGCTAATAGCCGTGTAGCTAGAAGTAATGTTTTTGCTCTAACAAAGCTAGGAGCTAATGTTACTCTTGCAGGTCCTTCTACATTAGTATCAAAAAATATGGAAACTTTAGATAAAAATGTAAAAGTAGTAAATAACATACAAGAAGGTATAAAAAATGCAGATGTTATAATGGGGCTTAGGGTACAATTTGAAAGACAAAAGACAGTACCTTTTCCTAATAATAGAGAATATCATCAATTTTTTGGATTAAAAGAAGATATGTTAAAATATGCTAAAGACAATGCTACAATTATGCACCCAGGGCCTGTAAATAGAGGGGTAGAACTTAGTACAAGTATTATAGATAGCAAAAATTGTATAATAAATGAACAAGTAAAAAATGGTGTTGCTATTAGAATGGCTATTTTAAAACTATTGTTAGAAAACAGATAA
- a CDS encoding dihydroorotase encodes MKILIKNGRLIDPLNNIDEKMDILISNGIVAKISENITDNVDKTIDATNMWVTPGLIDLHVHLREPGYEHKETIATGTRSAVMGGFTTICCMPNTKPVIDNEILVEYIKMKAEREGVCKVLPIGAITVGQKGESLADIGKMASVGACAISEDGFTVENASLMKTAIKYAEMFNIPVFSHCEEASLAKGSMNAGDTAMKLGLKGISNDSEDIIVSRDIILADSLKAPIHLCHISTKGAVDLIKEAKARGSKVTAEATPHHFTLIDEDITEYDANFKMNPPLRSIQDRAAIIEGLKNDTIQVIATDHAPHHIDEKNCEFERALNGIVGLETALSLSITELVEKGVLTPSKMIEKFTKNPAQVLRRKDLGHLSIGANADITIIDPNLKYNINVENFASKGKNSPFNNREVKGKVLYTLVDGKIIVEEGQLREEFK; translated from the coding sequence ATGAAAATATTAATAAAAAATGGTAGACTTATTGACCCGCTTAATAATATAGACGAAAAAATGGATATATTAATAAGTAATGGGATAGTGGCTAAAATATCAGAAAACATAACAGATAATGTAGATAAAACAATAGATGCTACTAATATGTGGGTTACACCAGGTCTTATAGACTTACATGTACATCTTAGAGAACCAGGATATGAACATAAAGAAACTATAGCTACAGGTACAAGAAGTGCTGTTATGGGAGGATTTACTACTATATGTTGTATGCCAAACACAAAACCTGTTATTGATAATGAAATATTAGTAGAATATATTAAAATGAAAGCAGAACGTGAAGGTGTTTGTAAAGTGTTACCTATTGGCGCTATAACAGTAGGACAAAAAGGAGAAAGTCTTGCAGATATAGGTAAAATGGCAAGTGTAGGAGCTTGCGCTATATCAGAAGATGGATTTACCGTGGAAAACGCTTCTCTTATGAAAACGGCTATAAAATATGCAGAAATGTTTAATATACCAGTATTTTCACACTGTGAAGAAGCAAGCCTTGCAAAAGGTAGTATGAACGCAGGTGATACTGCTATGAAATTAGGGTTAAAAGGTATATCTAACGATAGTGAAGATATTATTGTGTCAAGAGATATTATTTTAGCAGATAGCTTAAAAGCTCCTATACATCTTTGCCATATAAGTACAAAAGGAGCAGTTGATTTGATAAAAGAGGCTAAAGCTAGAGGGTCTAAAGTTACGGCAGAGGCAACTCCACATCATTTTACACTTATAGATGAAGATATAACAGAATATGATGCAAACTTTAAAATGAACCCACCTCTAAGAAGTATACAAGATAGAGCGGCTATTATAGAAGGGCTTAAAAATGATACAATACAGGTTATAGCAACAGACCATGCTCCACATCATATAGATGAAAAAAATTGCGAATTTGAAAGAGCTTTAAATGGGATAGTTGGGCTTGAAACTGCACTTAGTCTTAGTATAACTGAACTTGTAGAAAAAGGCGTTTTAACACCTTCTAAGATGATAGAAAAATTTACTAAAAATCCAGCACAAGTTTTAAGAAGAAAAGATTTAGGACATTTATCAATAGGTGCTAATGCAGATATTACAATAATAGACCCTAATTTAAAATATAATATAAACGTAGAAAATTTTGCATCTAAAGGTAAAAATAGCCCTTTTAATAATAGAGAAGTAAAGGGGAAAGTTTTATATACTTTAGTAGATGGTAAAATAATAGTTGAAGAGGGACAACTTAGAGAGGAGTTTAAATAA
- the pyrF gene encoding orotidine-5'-phosphate decarboxylase, whose product MVIDRLIDKINQTGNPTVVGLDPRLDYIPSFIIERKYEKFGHSLKAVAEAMYDFNKYIIDEIYDLVPAVKPQIAMYERYGIEGLNTYLKTIEHAKEKGLIIIGDIKRSDIASTAEAYSDGHIGRTVVKENSFDVFKQDFITLNPYLGSDSITPFLEDCKKYEKGLFILAKTSNPNSGEIQDLIVDGKPLYEKIGYLIDKWGSELIGKNGYSEVGAVVGATHKEQAKRLRQIMPKSFFLVPGYGAQGGKAEDLAVCFDKNGIGAIINSSRGIIANHLKEEFKTLKGKDFAKASRQAVIEMKEDLRRYI is encoded by the coding sequence ATGGTTATAGATAGGCTAATAGATAAAATTAATCAAACGGGCAACCCTACGGTTGTAGGACTAGACCCAAGATTAGATTATATACCTAGTTTCATTATAGAGAGAAAATATGAGAAATTTGGACATAGTTTAAAAGCAGTTGCAGAGGCTATGTATGATTTTAATAAATATATAATAGACGAAATATATGACCTTGTACCAGCAGTTAAACCTCAAATAGCAATGTATGAAAGATATGGAATAGAAGGGCTTAATACATATTTAAAAACTATAGAACATGCTAAAGAAAAGGGTCTAATAATCATAGGAGATATTAAAAGAAGTGATATAGCATCTACTGCAGAGGCTTATTCTGACGGACATATAGGTAGAACTGTTGTAAAAGAAAATAGCTTTGATGTATTTAAACAAGATTTTATTACACTTAACCCTTATTTAGGCTCAGATAGTATTACACCATTTTTAGAAGACTGTAAAAAATATGAAAAAGGTTTATTTATACTAGCTAAAACTTCTAACCCTAATAGTGGAGAAATTCAAGATTTAATTGTAGATGGTAAACCTTTATATGAAAAAATAGGTTATCTTATTGACAAATGGGGAAGCGAACTTATAGGTAAAAATGGTTATAGCGAGGTTGGAGCCGTTGTTGGAGCTACCCATAAAGAGCAAGCTAAAAGATTAAGACAAATAATGCCTAAAAGTTTTTTTCTTGTACCAGGTTATGGTGCACAAGGTGGAAAAGCAGAAGATTTAGCAGTATGTTTTGATAAAAATGGAATAGGTGCTATTATAAATTCTTCAAGAGGCATTATTGCAAATCACCTTAAAGAAGAGTTTAAAACACTTAAAGGTAAGGATTTTGCAAAAGCTAGTAGACAAGCAGTTATTGAAATGAAAGAAGATTTAAGGAGGTATATTTAA
- a CDS encoding carbamoyl phosphate synthase small subunit encodes MNKKSIKAKLILENGKVFNGKAFGYIKESVGEVVFTTGMTGYQETLTDPSFAGQIVTMTYPLIGNYGINLEDMESIKPYLKGFVVREKCDLPNNWRCEMELDGFLNQHKIVGIEGIDTRALTRTLRNSGTMRGIITIRDDLTPSQIKQKFETYTNKNAVKEVTIPEKYVINGRGTHLAVLDCGIKKGILKELEKRGCKLSVFPAFATYDEIMGVNPDAIFLGNGPGDPKDIPTVVEVVKKLIETKIPVLGICLGHQILGLALGCNTKRLKFGHHGGNHPVKDLKTGNVFITSQNHEFVVCDLSDDVEPTFINVNDGSIEGIRHKTKPIYSVQFHPEANPGPLDMQFLFDRFLKIIEEGK; translated from the coding sequence TTGAATAAAAAATCTATTAAAGCCAAATTAATATTAGAAAATGGAAAAGTTTTTAATGGAAAAGCTTTTGGATATATAAAAGAAAGTGTTGGAGAAGTAGTTTTTACAACTGGTATGACAGGATATCAAGAAACACTGACAGACCCTTCTTTTGCAGGACAAATAGTAACTATGACATATCCACTTATTGGTAATTATGGTATAAATCTTGAAGATATGGAAAGTATTAAACCTTATTTAAAAGGATTTGTTGTAAGAGAAAAATGTGATTTACCTAACAATTGGCGTTGTGAAATGGAGCTAGATGGATTTTTAAACCAACATAAAATAGTTGGTATAGAAGGTATAGACACAAGAGCATTAACAAGAACATTAAGAAATAGTGGAACAATGAGAGGGATAATTACTATTAGAGATGATTTAACTCCTTCTCAAATAAAGCAAAAGTTTGAAACATATACAAATAAAAATGCAGTAAAAGAAGTTACTATACCAGAAAAATATGTTATAAATGGAAGAGGAACTCATCTTGCCGTTTTAGATTGTGGCATAAAAAAAGGAATATTAAAAGAACTTGAAAAGCGTGGTTGTAAGCTTAGTGTTTTTCCAGCTTTTGCTACATATGATGAAATAATGGGAGTAAATCCAGATGCAATTTTTCTAGGTAATGGTCCAGGAGACCCTAAAGACATACCAACTGTTGTAGAAGTAGTAAAAAAACTTATAGAAACAAAAATACCAGTTTTGGGAATATGTTTAGGACATCAAATATTAGGTCTTGCTTTAGGTTGTAATACAAAAAGGTTAAAATTTGGGCATCACGGAGGAAATCACCCTGTTAAAGATTTAAAAACAGGTAATGTATTTATAACATCACAAAACCACGAATTTGTAGTATGTGATTTATCAGATGATGTAGAGCCAACATTTATAAATGTAAATGACGGAAGTATAGAAGGAATTAGACATAAAACAAAACCTATTTATAGTGTTCAGTTCCACCCAGAGGCTAATCCAGGCCCACTTGATATGCAATTTTTATTTGATAGATTTTTAAAGATTATAGAGGAGGGTAAATAA